One Pleurocapsa sp. PCC 7327 DNA segment encodes these proteins:
- the ispG gene encoding (E)-4-hydroxy-3-methylbut-2-enyl-diphosphate synthase — MQTLDSSIQATTNSAPEFDTVIHRRKTRPVKVGDVTIGGGYPVVVQSMINEDTLDIDGSVAAIRRLHEIGCEIVRVTVPSMAHAKAMAEIKDKLTKTYKPVPLVADVHHNGLKIALEVAKHVDKVRVNPGLYVFEKPKANRTEYTQAEFDEIGEKIRETLEPLVISLREQGKAMRIGVNHGSLAERMLFTYGDTPEGMVESAIEFIRICESLDFKNLVISLKASRVPVMLAAYRLMVKRMDELGMDYPLHLGVTEAGDGEYGRIKSTAGIATLLAEGIGDTIRVSLTEAPEKEIPVCYSILQALGLRKTMVEYVACPSCGRTLFNLEEVLHQVREATKHLTGLDIAVMGCIVNGPGEMADADYGYVGKQAGYIALYRGREEIKRVPQDNGVEELINLIKADGRWVDP; from the coding sequence ATGCAAACGCTGGACAGTTCTATACAAGCTACTACGAATTCTGCTCCTGAATTTGACACGGTAATCCACAGACGCAAAACTCGTCCTGTCAAAGTCGGAGATGTCACCATTGGCGGTGGCTATCCGGTCGTGGTGCAGTCTATGATTAACGAAGATACCTTAGACATAGATGGTTCGGTGGCTGCCATTCGCCGCTTACACGAAATTGGCTGCGAGATTGTCCGCGTTACCGTGCCCAGTATGGCTCATGCTAAGGCAATGGCAGAAATCAAAGACAAACTCACCAAAACCTACAAGCCAGTGCCCCTCGTAGCCGACGTTCACCACAATGGCCTGAAAATCGCCCTCGAAGTTGCCAAACACGTCGATAAAGTGCGGGTTAATCCGGGGTTGTATGTCTTTGAAAAGCCAAAAGCCAATCGCACTGAATATACGCAAGCAGAATTTGATGAAATTGGCGAAAAAATTCGAGAAACCCTAGAGCCTCTAGTGATTTCTTTGCGCGAACAAGGAAAAGCGATGCGAATCGGGGTAAATCATGGATCTCTAGCCGAGAGGATGCTATTTACTTACGGCGACACCCCAGAAGGAATGGTAGAGTCTGCCATAGAATTTATCAGAATTTGCGAATCCCTCGATTTCAAGAACCTCGTTATTTCTCTAAAAGCCTCTCGCGTTCCTGTCATGCTAGCTGCCTATCGCTTAATGGTCAAGCGCATGGACGAGTTAGGCATGGACTATCCCCTCCATCTAGGTGTAACCGAAGCGGGAGACGGCGAATATGGTCGGATTAAGTCAACTGCTGGCATTGCTACGCTACTAGCTGAGGGAATTGGAGATACCATTCGCGTCTCTCTTACAGAAGCGCCAGAGAAAGAAATTCCAGTTTGCTACAGCATTCTGCAAGCGCTGGGACTGCGGAAAACTATGGTGGAATACGTGGCTTGTCCGTCCTGCGGTCGTACTTTATTCAACCTAGAAGAAGTCTTGCATCAAGTGCGAGAAGCAACCAAACACCTTACGGGATTAGATATTGCCGTCATGGGATGTATCGTTAACGGTCCCGGAGAAATGGCAGATGCAGACTACGGCTATGTAGGCAAACAAGCCGGATATATTGCTCTCTATCGCGGACGAGAAGAGATCAAACGAGTTCCTCAAGACAATGGGGTGGAGGAATTAATTAATCTCATTAAAGCCGATGGTCGTTGGGTAGATCCTTAG
- the dusA gene encoding tRNA dihydrouridine(20/20a) synthase DusA has protein sequence MMLDDNGQRNSSGNPLSVAPMMERTDRHFRYFMRQITRRTLLYTEMITTAAILRGDRDKLLGFSPEEKPLSLQLGGDNPKDLTECARIAEDRGYDEINLNVGCPSSRVKEGNFGACLMAQPEKVARAVEAMQKAVDLPVTVKHRIGIDDRDRYEDMANFVRIVSEAGCRRFTVHARKAWLQGLSPKENRTMPPLRYGDVHRLKREFPHLFIEINGGITTLAEVREQLKSVDAVMIGRAAYDNPFLFATVDRDIYGEKVTPPTRREVVESMLPYIDYWLKKGWKLHAISRHMLELFAGQPGSKAWKRHISENAHLPGADSQVLREALAKVLNSR, from the coding sequence ATGATGCTCGACGATAACGGACAAAGAAACTCCAGCGGCAATCCTCTCAGCGTCGCCCCGATGATGGAGCGAACCGATCGCCATTTTCGCTATTTTATGCGCCAGATTACTCGCCGTACTCTACTCTATACCGAGATGATAACCACGGCAGCCATTTTGAGAGGCGATCGCGATAAACTCTTGGGTTTTTCTCCCGAAGAAAAGCCCCTGTCTCTGCAACTCGGTGGCGATAACCCGAAAGACTTAACCGAATGCGCTCGGATTGCCGAAGATAGGGGTTACGATGAAATTAACCTCAATGTTGGCTGTCCTAGCTCTAGGGTTAAGGAAGGGAATTTTGGAGCGTGTTTGATGGCACAGCCAGAGAAGGTAGCGCGGGCGGTTGAAGCCATGCAAAAAGCAGTCGATTTGCCCGTGACTGTCAAGCATCGCATTGGCATTGACGATCGCGATCGCTACGAAGATATGGCTAACTTCGTCCGCATCGTTTCGGAGGCGGGTTGCCGTCGCTTTACCGTACACGCCCGCAAAGCATGGCTGCAAGGCTTGAGTCCTAAGGAAAACCGCACCATGCCCCCGCTGCGCTACGGGGACGTCCATCGTCTCAAGCGAGAGTTTCCCCATCTGTTTATCGAGATCAATGGCGGAATTACCACCCTAGCCGAAGTTCGAGAGCAGCTTAAATCGGTAGATGCCGTCATGATCGGGCGTGCTGCTTACGATAACCCTTTCCTATTTGCTACGGTCGATCGCGATATTTATGGCGAGAAGGTGACTCCTCCCACCCGTCGCGAAGTCGTCGAATCTATGCTTCCCTACATTGATTATTGGCTCAAAAAAGGCTGGAAGCTCCACGCCATCAGCCGACACATGCTCGAACTCTTTGCCGGACAACCGGGTTCTAAAGCATGGAAGCGACACATCAGCGAAAATGCCCATCTCCCCGGCGCCGATTCTCAAGTGCTGCGGGAGGCTTTGGCAAAAGTTCTCAATTCAAGATAA
- a CDS encoding GAF domain-containing protein, translating into MTATHQPTQFSEPDRNFDNPLASNGAQIDAQTSLAAVAAVKSVLEESGYLEKPELKERIAQIEQLAYFFQENLQKKSSAAREWFKPERTLLAEIIDRIRRVRDLNELLDLIVASMREKIEADRVFVYRFSSDERGNVLAESKVAGWTPCLGEDLPAIAFGLERRGDYLTRQASAIDAASFQLTPYQRQLLERFQIKSSLSLPILVEGEVWGLLTVQQCSAGRDWQAAEIDLLHQICLELTTSLQREAFSARLQERVQENQLLAKVLEKIGKVEQSDDLNAILKTATQETRLLLKTDRVAVYRFAPDWSGEFIAESVASGWVPLVGTNPRWEDTYLQDTQGGRFRGNEIYVLDDIYKAGLSACHLDLLEQYQAKSHAIAPIFQGKNLWGLLAVYQNSAPRNWQETEIGFLKQIATQISTALQQVETFEQLQTQTNQLAKLLEQEQAVSRVIARIRQSLDLDTVFNTTAREARLLLEADRVAVYRFNPDWSGDFVAESVASGWMPIIGSQATQNLLRWADPYFQETQGGRFRNNEPFILNDIHNTELTPCHIEALEQYEAQSCIIVSIFQGQKLWGLLAAYQNDKPRQWQMSEVNFLEKIAARFGTALQQAEILQQVQAKSDRLAQLVEQEQAVAKVIARIRQSLDLDTIFNTTTKEVRSLLNVDRVAVYRFNPDWSGEFIAESVTSGWSKLVERQNRISGLQESITDCASIQSLIASSGNEQTSRTRWTDTYLQDNQGGRLQNKEAYVREDIYQAGFPACYLETLERYDIKAYAIVPVFLGQKLWGMLAAFQNSGTRPWQETEIKFLKQIAAQFSVALQQAGYVNTIEEQSKQLAQAAEREKNFVRFLVKINQRIIEQSQQKLALESLLKTSAQELRKLLKVDRVAISRFTPDWNREFIAEDISAGCVRLAGTEAALVENPDLQDSQGGRYRDRQNLVIDNIDSAELASFESEWFEQLGIKACAIAPIFEGEQLWGLLEIYQNNHTRQWQESEVDLLAQASVQLGVAIQQADYLERVQAQSQQLATSIEREKALKEQLQQRASQLLVSVLPALTGDLTVRAPITDDEIGTIADAYNETLQSLRKIVVQVQAVAKKLAQTAQGNTAVVQECAVRMGKQFQDLKGALDQIQQMVNLTRTAAGKAKQVEAAVREANQILQKGDTTMNLTVGSILTIRETVSETAQRIKRLSESSQKISKVVQLIGNFATQTNLLAMNAALEATRAGENGRGFAVVAEEVRSLSHQSAAATTEIEELVAQMQSETEEVAKAMETGIDRVLEGTGLVDEVRESLNEIVAATAQIGKQVEDILQVAHKQHAQAGAVTGAIKNIWAIANHNAEKSRQIAEAFQVLLALSQDLQKSTGQFKVG; encoded by the coding sequence ATGACAGCTACCCATCAACCAACCCAATTTAGCGAACCCGATCGCAATTTTGATAACCCGCTTGCCTCAAATGGCGCTCAAATTGACGCTCAGACTTCTTTAGCCGCCGTTGCCGCCGTCAAATCCGTTCTAGAAGAGTCCGGCTATTTAGAAAAACCCGAACTCAAAGAACGGATAGCACAAATCGAGCAACTTGCTTATTTTTTTCAAGAAAATTTACAAAAAAAATCATCCGCAGCAAGGGAATGGTTTAAGCCAGAGCGCACGCTCTTAGCAGAAATTATCGATCGCATTCGTAGAGTTCGAGACTTAAACGAGCTACTCGACCTTATCGTTGCTTCTATGCGCGAGAAAATAGAAGCCGATCGCGTTTTTGTCTATCGCTTTAGTTCTGACGAGCGAGGCAACGTCTTGGCAGAGTCGAAGGTTGCGGGTTGGACTCCCTGTCTTGGCGAAGACCTTCCGGCGATCGCCTTTGGCTTGGAGCGAAGAGGAGACTATTTGACTCGGCAAGCTAGCGCGATCGACGCAGCCTCATTCCAACTCACCCCCTATCAAAGACAATTATTAGAACGATTTCAGATAAAATCCAGTTTGAGCTTGCCGATTTTGGTAGAAGGCGAGGTATGGGGCTTATTGACAGTCCAGCAATGCTCGGCAGGACGCGATTGGCAAGCAGCAGAAATCGATCTGCTCCACCAAATCTGTCTGGAACTCACCACTAGCCTGCAACGCGAAGCATTTAGCGCTCGACTGCAAGAGCGAGTCCAAGAAAATCAACTCCTCGCCAAAGTCCTAGAAAAGATCGGCAAAGTCGAGCAGTCCGACGACTTGAACGCCATCTTAAAGACAGCGACGCAAGAAACAAGATTATTGCTAAAAACCGATCGCGTAGCGGTTTATCGCTTCGCGCCCGATTGGAGCGGCGAATTTATTGCCGAATCAGTAGCGAGTGGCTGGGTTCCTCTGGTTGGCACAAATCCCAGATGGGAAGATACTTACTTGCAAGACACCCAAGGCGGTCGCTTTCGCGGCAACGAAATCTATGTTCTCGATGATATCTATAAAGCTGGACTATCGGCCTGTCATTTAGACCTGCTAGAGCAATATCAAGCCAAATCCCATGCGATCGCCCCTATCTTTCAAGGAAAAAACCTCTGGGGATTGCTAGCTGTCTATCAAAACTCCGCTCCCCGAAACTGGCAGGAAACAGAAATCGGCTTTCTCAAACAAATTGCCACTCAGATTAGCACCGCACTGCAACAAGTAGAAACCTTCGAGCAATTGCAAACCCAAACCAACCAGTTGGCAAAGCTTCTAGAACAAGAACAAGCCGTCTCCAGAGTCATCGCTCGCATCCGTCAATCTCTCGATCTCGACACCGTCTTTAATACGACCGCTAGAGAGGCGCGACTGCTTCTAGAAGCCGATCGCGTAGCGGTTTATCGCTTTAATCCCGACTGGAGTGGAGATTTTGTCGCCGAGTCAGTCGCCAGCGGCTGGATGCCGATTATCGGCAGTCAAGCGACACAAAACCTGCTTAGATGGGCAGATCCTTACTTCCAGGAAACTCAAGGCGGTCGCTTTCGCAACAACGAGCCTTTTATCCTCAACGATATTCACAATACCGAGCTGACTCCGTGTCATATCGAAGCATTGGAACAATACGAAGCACAATCATGCATCATCGTCTCAATTTTCCAGGGACAAAAGCTCTGGGGACTGCTAGCCGCCTACCAAAACGACAAACCCAGACAGTGGCAAATGTCTGAGGTAAATTTTTTGGAAAAAATCGCCGCTCGGTTTGGCACCGCACTACAACAAGCAGAAATCCTCCAACAGGTACAAGCTAAATCGGATCGTCTAGCTCAATTGGTCGAGCAAGAGCAAGCCGTTGCCAAAGTCATTGCTCGCATCCGTCAATCGCTCGACCTCGACACCATCTTTAATACAACGACCAAAGAAGTGCGATCGCTGCTGAATGTCGATCGCGTGGCGGTTTATCGCTTTAATCCCGACTGGAGTGGCGAATTTATCGCTGAGTCAGTTACCAGCGGCTGGAGTAAATTAGTCGAGAGGCAGAATCGGATTTCTGGCTTGCAAGAGAGCATTACCGACTGCGCTAGCATACAAAGTTTGATTGCCAGTAGTGGCAACGAGCAAACCAGTCGGACACGGTGGACGGATACCTATTTGCAAGACAATCAAGGCGGTCGCTTGCAAAACAAGGAAGCTTATGTCCGAGAAGATATTTACCAGGCCGGGTTTCCTGCCTGTTATCTCGAAACTTTAGAGCGATACGATATCAAAGCTTATGCAATCGTCCCAGTTTTTCTGGGGCAAAAACTGTGGGGAATGCTGGCAGCGTTTCAAAACTCCGGAACTCGTCCTTGGCAAGAGACAGAAATTAAATTTCTCAAGCAAATTGCCGCTCAGTTCAGCGTTGCTCTGCAACAGGCTGGATATGTCAATACGATTGAGGAACAGTCAAAACAACTCGCCCAAGCGGCAGAACGAGAAAAAAACTTCGTTCGCTTTTTGGTGAAAATCAATCAAAGAATTATCGAGCAAAGCCAGCAAAAACTTGCGCTAGAGAGTTTGCTGAAAACTAGCGCCCAGGAATTGCGCAAGCTACTGAAAGTCGATCGCGTGGCGATTTCCCGTTTTACGCCAGATTGGAATCGGGAATTTATCGCAGAAGACATTAGCGCTGGCTGCGTCAGATTGGCAGGAACAGAAGCTGCCTTGGTAGAAAATCCCGACCTGCAAGACAGTCAAGGCGGTCGCTACCGCGATCGCCAAAACCTCGTCATCGACAATATCGACAGCGCCGAACTGGCCTCGTTCGAGTCGGAGTGGTTCGAGCAACTAGGGATTAAAGCCTGCGCGATCGCACCGATTTTTGAAGGCGAGCAATTGTGGGGATTATTGGAAATTTATCAAAACAACCACACTCGCCAGTGGCAAGAAAGCGAGGTAGATCTACTCGCTCAAGCCAGCGTACAGTTGGGAGTTGCCATCCAGCAAGCCGACTATCTCGAACGGGTACAAGCCCAATCCCAACAATTGGCAACTTCGATAGAAAGAGAAAAAGCTCTCAAAGAACAACTTCAGCAACGGGCTAGTCAACTGTTAGTTTCGGTTTTGCCTGCTTTGACCGGAGACTTGACAGTCCGTGCCCCGATTACAGACGATGAAATCGGCACGATCGCCGACGCCTATAACGAAACCCTGCAATCGCTGCGGAAAATCGTCGTGCAAGTGCAAGCAGTAGCCAAAAAGCTAGCACAAACCGCCCAAGGAAATACGGCAGTGGTTCAAGAATGCGCCGTTCGAATGGGGAAACAGTTTCAAGACCTCAAAGGAGCGCTCGACCAAATTCAGCAAATGGTCAATCTGACCCGAACTGCCGCCGGGAAAGCCAAACAAGTCGAAGCAGCGGTTCGCGAGGCAAATCAAATCCTGCAAAAGGGAGACACGACCATGAACCTGACGGTGGGCAGCATCCTGACAATTCGGGAAACCGTCTCGGAAACTGCCCAGCGAATCAAGCGCCTTAGCGAATCGTCGCAAAAAATTTCCAAGGTAGTACAGTTAATTGGCAACTTTGCCACCCAGACCAACCTGCTGGCAATGAATGCCGCCTTGGAAGCGACAAGAGCTGGAGAAAACGGACGAGGTTTCGCCGTCGTCGCCGAAGAAGTACGATCGCTCTCCCATCAATCCGCCGCCGCCACAACCGAAATAGAAGAATTAGTGGCTCAGATGCAAAGCGAAACCGAGGAAGTTGCCAAAGCCATGGAAACGGGAATCGATCGCGTTCTCGAAGGAACGGGTTTGGTCGATGAAGTCCGCGAAAGTCTCAATGAAATCGTAGCGGCGACAGCCCAGATCGGCAAACAAGTCGAGGATATTCTTCAAGTCGCTCACAAGCAGCACGCGCAAGCTGGAGCGGTGACTGGGGCAATCAAAAACATCTGGGCAATCGCCAATCACAATGCCGAAAAATCGAGGCAAATCGCGGAGGCATTTCAGGTGTTGCTAGCCCTGTCGCAAGACCTCCAAAAGAGTACCGGACAGTTCAAAGTAGGCTAG
- a CDS encoding hybrid sensor histidine kinase/response regulator: MTADSETRDSAYRQFLEEAPELLGTIEQNLLTLCAEPRNRNVHSVMRAIHTLKGAASTVGLETIVALAHAFEDIVQSFYHPGLIVDIELFSMLLAGFDRLRHLVTAKLTEAALDEREIVKEANDLFAQLRARLVKYYGKQNSLLTPPEQGEFDLVRAIFEVGVQKRLEALGKILLKAKEMDEIAANLRSELELLIGLADSLNLPGFALIAKTALRALEVRPQEAATIAKVALDNLLQGQEQVLAGDRERGGEPSPELLKMAEAPPQETHQSQASPSEDIWEELELALAEFESEKSLPASDAVEQLNWDSLTELTESLGDSSEQAEPALLLEQLWNESANAQPASEPERAEELAQSHAIATPEPLPDPPVPQSVRVKLEGLKRIDRALGEIQVYNNRQSSDRDRLQRILQDLIESQKHHQQTIERLRDWVEKIASKRKQTEALLDPSRLAYQQRDSYSELESLARRALVETGHLQAAMESLEQIANSSRQASQKQHRLVSDLQDDLIETRMVPLAEVLDRFRQTVRQLENVHLKPVRLQLSGTNILVDKAIAEKLYTPLLHLIRNAFDHGIEPAEVRRQHGKSEVGQIEIRAYQQGWQTVIEVKDDGQGLDFDRIRDRVVALNLFEPEAASQLSTQQLSELLFEPGFSTSSTISKLSGRGIGLETVKAEVEALNGTCTVRSEPYRGTTFSLRFPMTLTIVKLTVVQAGKMLYTLLSDTVEKILLPNERQLVRSQGRKFLSYRLAEDPILVPVHKLSELIAYGSPIAQKANRSSAIEAQKQASEPQSYLLVLRYGEKLIGLEVDRVFGEQKTAIKPLGSAISSPNYVYGCSVLDRDRLALAIDGSLLVQQAQTLARQSISDAPHSYGFKANLQSALPLRDMPLLAPETPVRQTGLLPSHCAILVVDDSISQRQQTASLLQKAGYRIVQAKNGLDAIEQLQMDRQKIQLVICDIEMPHLNGFEFLSYCRHREEWAKLPVVMLANRGGRQHRKIALGLGATAYFTRPYIESDLLSTIESAIARS; the protein is encoded by the coding sequence ATGACTGCTGACTCGGAAACCCGCGATAGCGCTTACAGACAATTTCTCGAAGAAGCTCCAGAGCTTTTGGGGACGATCGAGCAAAATCTCCTGACCCTGTGCGCCGAGCCAAGGAATCGAAACGTCCATAGCGTCATGCGAGCCATCCATACGCTCAAAGGAGCCGCTTCTACAGTTGGGCTGGAGACAATAGTTGCCCTCGCCCATGCCTTTGAAGATATCGTCCAGAGCTTCTACCATCCCGGCCTGATCGTAGATATAGAATTGTTCTCGATGTTGCTGGCTGGCTTCGATCGCCTGCGCCATTTGGTAACGGCAAAACTGACCGAAGCCGCGCTCGACGAACGCGAGATCGTCAAAGAAGCCAACGACCTATTCGCACAACTGCGGGCAAGATTGGTCAAGTATTACGGGAAGCAAAACTCGCTTCTCACGCCTCCAGAGCAAGGAGAGTTCGATCTCGTTCGAGCCATTTTTGAAGTGGGAGTCCAGAAGCGCCTGGAAGCACTAGGGAAAATCCTGCTCAAAGCCAAGGAAATGGACGAGATAGCGGCTAATCTGCGCTCAGAGCTAGAGCTACTGATAGGATTGGCAGACTCGCTGAATTTGCCGGGATTTGCTCTAATTGCCAAAACCGCCTTGAGAGCCTTGGAAGTTCGTCCTCAAGAAGCCGCGACGATTGCTAAAGTTGCCTTAGACAATTTGCTCCAGGGACAGGAGCAAGTCCTAGCGGGCGATCGCGAACGGGGCGGCGAACCGTCTCCAGAGTTGTTAAAAATGGCAGAAGCGCCGCCCCAAGAGACTCATCAGTCTCAAGCCTCGCCATCGGAGGATATTTGGGAGGAATTGGAACTCGCCCTGGCAGAATTCGAGTCCGAAAAGAGCTTGCCAGCCTCAGATGCCGTCGAGCAGCTAAATTGGGACAGTTTAACCGAGTTAACCGAGAGCTTGGGCGATTCCTCGGAACAAGCCGAACCAGCGCTCTTGCTAGAGCAACTCTGGAACGAGAGCGCGAACGCCCAGCCCGCCTCCGAACCCGAACGGGCAGAAGAATTGGCTCAAAGCCATGCGATCGCCACTCCAGAACCACTGCCAGACCCCCCCGTACCCCAGAGCGTGCGAGTGAAACTAGAAGGCTTGAAGCGCATCGATCGCGCCTTGGGAGAAATCCAAGTTTATAATAACCGCCAATCGTCGGATCGCGATCGACTCCAGCGCATCCTGCAAGACTTAATCGAATCGCAGAAACACCATCAACAGACAATCGAGCGCCTGCGCGATTGGGTTGAAAAAATCGCCAGCAAACGAAAACAGACAGAAGCTTTGCTCGATCCCTCTCGCCTCGCTTACCAACAACGAGACTCCTATAGCGAGCTGGAATCTCTCGCTCGCAGAGCGCTTGTAGAAACGGGGCACCTACAAGCCGCCATGGAATCGCTAGAGCAAATCGCCAACAGCTCTCGGCAAGCATCTCAAAAACAGCACCGTTTGGTATCCGACCTGCAAGACGACCTGATCGAAACTCGCATGGTTCCCCTGGCAGAGGTGCTCGATCGCTTTCGCCAGACAGTCCGACAATTGGAAAACGTTCACCTCAAACCCGTGCGGTTGCAACTGAGCGGAACCAATATTTTAGTGGATAAAGCCATCGCCGAGAAACTCTACACCCCTTTGCTGCACCTGATTCGCAATGCTTTCGACCATGGCATCGAACCGGCTGAAGTGCGCCGACAACACGGAAAATCGGAAGTCGGTCAGATCGAAATTCGCGCCTATCAACAGGGATGGCAAACCGTCATCGAAGTCAAAGATGACGGTCAGGGATTGGACTTCGATCGCATTCGCGATCGCGTCGTCGCCCTCAATCTGTTTGAACCCGAAGCTGCCAGCCAATTATCGACCCAGCAACTGTCAGAGCTGCTGTTCGAGCCGGGATTTTCTACCTCCTCGACAATTAGCAAACTGTCAGGACGCGGCATCGGTTTAGAGACCGTCAAAGCAGAAGTAGAAGCTCTCAATGGGACTTGCACGGTGCGGTCGGAACCCTATCGGGGCACGACCTTCTCCCTGCGATTCCCCATGACGCTAACCATTGTTAAGTTAACGGTCGTGCAAGCCGGAAAAATGCTCTACACCCTGCTCTCGGATACGGTAGAAAAAATCCTGCTCCCCAACGAGCGCCAGCTCGTGCGCTCCCAAGGAAGAAAATTTCTCAGCTACCGTTTGGCGGAAGACCCCATCCTCGTGCCCGTGCATAAACTGTCGGAGCTAATCGCTTATGGGTCGCCCATTGCCCAGAAAGCAAACCGCTCGTCGGCAATTGAAGCCCAAAAACAAGCAAGCGAGCCTCAAAGCTATCTACTTGTGCTTCGCTACGGGGAAAAACTTATCGGTTTAGAAGTCGATCGCGTTTTTGGCGAGCAAAAGACGGCTATCAAACCCCTCGGCAGCGCGATCTCCTCTCCGAATTACGTTTATGGTTGCAGCGTTCTCGATCGCGATCGCCTAGCCCTCGCGATCGACGGTAGCCTTCTCGTCCAGCAAGCTCAAACCTTGGCAAGGCAAAGCATTAGCGACGCTCCTCACTCATATGGCTTCAAAGCCAATCTACAATCAGCCCTACCTCTAAGAGACATGCCATTGCTCGCGCCAGAAACTCCGGTTCGGCAAACAGGTCTGTTGCCCTCGCACTGTGCCATCTTGGTTGTTGACGATTCGATTAGCCAGCGCCAACAAACAGCCTCGCTGCTGCAAAAAGCGGGCTATCGGATCGTGCAAGCGAAAAACGGTCTCGACGCGATCGAACAACTGCAAATGGATCGTCAAAAAATTCAGTTGGTCATTTGCGATATCGAAATGCCACACCTGAATGGCTTTGAGTTCTTAAGCTACTGTCGCCACCGCGAGGAATGGGCAAAGTTGCCCGTTGTGATGTTAGCCAATCGCGGCGGCAGGCAACATCGTAAGATTGCCCTGGGATTGGGCGCGACTGCCTACTTTACCAGACCCTATATAGAATCCGATCTGCTTTCGACAATAGAGAGCGCGATCGCTCGCTCTTGA
- a CDS encoding phosphotransacetylase family protein, whose amino-acid sequence MAKSAKYLLIGSIEACSGKTGIILAIARQLQEKGVSIAYGKPIGTCLSDLAAENEENEEGDIQAIANLLRLSEKQVRSPLLSLDEKTIEQRLQGEDAIDYPQLLKHYIQQLEGDLVFLEGGGTLLEGSIFGLSVKQMAHNADASVLLVSRYTSPLVTDNLLEAKKELGDRLLGVLINDISSDRLEKVQNCVKPFLERRGIAVFGTLPSSSLLRSVSVREIARQLEAQVLCRPDRLDFMVESLTIGAMNVNAALEYFRQGKNKAVVTGSDRTDLQLAALETSTSCLILTGNAPPQPLILSRAEDLEIPILAIDLDTLTTIEIIDRAFGRVRLQEPIKVEYIQKLMAEYFDMERFLKELGI is encoded by the coding sequence GTGGCAAAATCTGCCAAATATCTTTTGATTGGGTCGATTGAAGCTTGTAGCGGCAAAACGGGAATTATCTTGGCAATTGCCCGTCAGTTACAAGAAAAGGGAGTATCGATCGCTTATGGAAAACCTATAGGAACCTGTTTGAGCGATTTAGCCGCCGAGAACGAAGAAAACGAAGAAGGAGACATACAGGCGATCGCCAATCTGCTGAGGCTATCTGAAAAACAAGTGCGCTCGCCGTTGTTATCCCTCGATGAAAAAACGATCGAACAACGCCTGCAAGGCGAAGATGCTATAGATTATCCTCAGTTGTTAAAACACTACATCCAACAGCTTGAAGGAGATTTAGTTTTTTTGGAGGGAGGGGGAACGCTTTTAGAAGGGAGTATCTTTGGTCTGTCTGTCAAGCAAATGGCTCATAATGCCGATGCTTCCGTGTTATTAGTATCTCGCTACACTTCTCCTCTCGTTACAGATAATCTTTTAGAAGCGAAAAAAGAACTCGGCGATCGCTTGTTAGGAGTTTTAATCAATGATATCTCCAGCGATCGATTAGAAAAGGTACAAAATTGCGTCAAACCGTTTCTAGAGAGACGAGGAATTGCCGTTTTCGGAACGTTACCCAGTAGCAGTTTGTTGCGCAGCGTCAGCGTTAGAGAAATTGCGCGTCAATTAGAGGCTCAAGTCTTGTGCCGTCCGGATCGGTTGGACTTTATGGTAGAAAGTTTAACCATTGGGGCAATGAACGTCAATGCTGCCTTAGAATATTTTCGCCAAGGAAAAAATAAAGCAGTCGTCACGGGCAGCGATCGCACCGACTTGCAACTAGCGGCTTTAGAAACCTCAACCAGTTGTCTCATTCTCACGGGTAACGCACCGCCTCAACCCCTCATTCTCAGTCGCGCCGAAGACTTGGAAATCCCTATTTTGGCCATCGATCTCGATACGTTAACAACGATAGAAATTATCGATCGCGCTTTTGGTCGCGTGCGCCTTCAGGAACCAATTAAAGTCGAATACATTCAGAAATTGATGGCAGAATATTTTGATATGGAGCGATTTCTGAAAGAGTTGGGCATATAG
- the ebsA gene encoding type IV pilus biogenesis protein EbsA → MSTTIDKLEPAGKAEVILYMPYYPKDKHAILPYALTLYSKGYLEGRRHIEGGEGIPFVATWFVSKLPAELTRCRLQFEGQAELSYEITISNSEFVNFLMDAITLFKEGGSADFPQAFYRKLLRFDVAEV, encoded by the coding sequence ATGTCTACTACTATCGATAAATTAGAGCCTGCTGGCAAAGCCGAGGTTATCCTCTACATGCCTTACTATCCCAAAGATAAACATGCCATCCTGCCCTATGCGCTGACCTTATATTCCAAAGGCTATCTAGAAGGACGGCGCCACATTGAAGGAGGTGAAGGGATTCCTTTTGTTGCTACCTGGTTCGTTTCCAAACTTCCAGCTGAATTGACTCGCTGTCGATTGCAATTTGAGGGACAGGCAGAATTAAGCTATGAGATAACTATCTCCAATTCAGAATTTGTCAATTTTCTAATGGATGCCATCACACTTTTTAAAGAAGGGGGTTCGGCGGATTTTCCCCAAGCCTTTTACCGAAAACTGCTACGTTTTGATGTAGCTGAAGTATAG